A DNA window from Sporosarcina sp. ANT_H38 contains the following coding sequences:
- a CDS encoding BglG family transcription antiterminator gives MLESRSLNTFYQLMKLQPIQLSWFIDMLNLSGRQFQYDVEKINSFLIGEGLPSIRISTDRIIIPTEVISFWRKNGTNFAANQFSFDQDERVIIFLLYTFIRREPLSNFHFQNIFGISKNTVSADVKRVNRFCIDFRVEIRYTREQGYHLKGTEEDKRNLMLKAISLLKVKPNAHEKFTFIFQQQQFENQYVHYQQILKDFERQYSFTFIEERLDEFSYLLQMIHIRQQQQKWVLIYPDTVSFLEKKEAFNVCKLIQQRLGYTTHSEEVSFLTIQLLGICQGEVSPAKNDTLLEITEQIVVSFERYACIQLLDRNKAIETLYLHFKPAYYRMLFKIPITNALLAEIKEEHHDLFIVVKEVLKPIEEMLNIKIPEDEVGFLTLHFGGLLKLDSESQNKVFRALIVCPNGISSSIMLENQLKSLFPQFQWTSSLSSHDLQLLDEEEYDLVFSTVLLKTKKTLFMIRPIMSEMEKKELVQSVKGMTLQQSSHYPTSDELMKVIGQYADIKQPGLLKSALKHALFQNDRLNTRRKQPVLKDLLIEENIQFVDKIDNWKDAIKKAAEPLLVSNSITNQYIDVMIENVETMGPYIIIGEQVAIPHARPEFGVKKLGMSLLKLEESAHLLNSEANRVDIFICLAAIDNQTHLKALAQLTTLLSDPIKLGLLKEAETKQDILDLVAEISVQ, from the coding sequence ATGTTGGAGAGCAGAAGCTTGAATACATTTTATCAATTAATGAAATTACAGCCAATACAGCTTTCCTGGTTTATTGACATGCTGAATTTATCTGGACGTCAGTTTCAATATGATGTAGAAAAAATAAATAGCTTCTTAATTGGCGAGGGCTTGCCATCAATTCGGATTTCGACTGACCGAATTATAATACCAACGGAAGTAATTAGTTTTTGGAGGAAAAATGGCACGAATTTTGCAGCAAATCAATTTTCTTTTGACCAAGATGAACGTGTGATTATTTTCTTGTTATACACCTTTATCAGACGCGAACCTCTCTCAAATTTCCACTTTCAAAATATTTTTGGGATTAGTAAAAATACCGTCAGTGCAGATGTAAAACGAGTCAATCGGTTTTGTATTGATTTCAGGGTTGAGATCCGTTATACACGGGAGCAAGGATATCACTTAAAAGGAACGGAAGAAGATAAGCGGAATTTGATGCTCAAGGCAATTTCCTTGTTAAAAGTTAAGCCTAACGCACATGAGAAATTCACTTTTATATTTCAACAACAACAGTTTGAAAATCAATATGTTCATTATCAACAAATTTTAAAGGATTTTGAAAGGCAATATTCATTCACATTCATTGAAGAAAGATTGGATGAATTTAGCTACTTACTTCAAATGATTCATATTCGCCAACAGCAACAAAAGTGGGTGCTAATTTATCCTGACACTGTGAGTTTTTTAGAAAAGAAAGAAGCTTTCAATGTTTGTAAATTGATTCAGCAACGTTTAGGGTATACGACCCATTCAGAAGAGGTTTCCTTTCTAACGATTCAACTGCTTGGTATATGCCAGGGGGAAGTTAGCCCTGCTAAGAACGATACTCTGCTCGAGATTACAGAACAAATTGTTGTTAGCTTTGAACGTTATGCATGCATCCAATTACTAGATAGAAACAAAGCAATTGAAACGTTATATTTGCATTTCAAACCGGCTTATTACCGCATGCTCTTTAAAATACCAATTACAAATGCATTACTTGCTGAGATTAAAGAAGAGCATCATGACTTGTTTATAGTTGTAAAGGAAGTACTAAAACCTATTGAAGAAATGCTGAATATTAAAATACCTGAAGATGAGGTAGGATTCCTTACCCTTCATTTTGGAGGGTTGCTCAAGCTAGATAGTGAGAGTCAAAACAAAGTATTTCGGGCTCTAATTGTTTGTCCAAATGGGATTAGTTCAAGCATTATGTTAGAAAATCAATTAAAATCGCTCTTCCCACAATTTCAATGGACTTCTTCTCTCTCATCGCATGATCTTCAGCTTCTCGATGAAGAGGAGTATGATCTAGTATTTTCCACTGTTTTACTTAAAACAAAAAAAACTTTGTTTATGATTAGACCAATTATGAGTGAAATGGAAAAGAAAGAACTCGTTCAATCAGTAAAAGGGATGACACTTCAACAGTCTTCCCATTATCCAACTTCGGATGAGTTAATGAAAGTCATTGGCCAATATGCGGATATCAAACAGCCAGGGTTGCTGAAAAGTGCATTGAAACACGCGTTATTTCAAAATGATCGCTTGAATACGAGGAGGAAACAACCTGTGTTAAAAGATTTATTAATCGAAGAAAATATTCAGTTTGTAGATAAAATTGACAATTGGAAAGATGCCATCAAGAAAGCAGCAGAACCCTTATTAGTAAGCAATTCGATTACAAATCAATATATCGACGTAATGATAGAAAACGTTGAAACAATGGGACCGTACATTATCATTGGCGAGCAAGTTGCAATCCCACATGCGCGGCCAGAATTCGGCGTTAAAAAATTAGGAATGAGCTTATTGAAATTAGAAGAATCTGCGCATTTATTAAACAGTGAGGCCAATCGAGTTGACATATTTATTTGTTTAGCTGCGATTGATAATCAAACACACCTAAAGGCATTGGCTCAATTGACAACGTTGTTGAGTGATCCTATTAAATTAGGCCTTTTAAAGGAGGCGGAGACAAAACAGGATATTCTTGATTTAGTTGCAGAAATCTCAGTTCAATAG
- a CDS encoding PTS sugar transporter subunit IIB: MRILAVCGNGLGTSFILSMNVNKALKELNIDAECKNMDLASAKSESADYYIGTPEIMEQLQDGNRKTIGIINMVSADEIQKALTSHILGEK, translated from the coding sequence ATGAGAATTTTAGCAGTGTGTGGAAACGGATTAGGAACGAGTTTTATACTGTCAATGAACGTAAATAAAGCACTAAAAGAATTGAACATTGATGCTGAATGTAAAAACATGGATTTAGCGAGTGCAAAATCAGAGTCAGCTGATTACTACATCGGGACACCTGAAATTATGGAACAATTACAAGACGGTAACAGAAAAACAATTGGCATCATCAACATGGTTAGTGCGGATGAAATCCAGAAAGCGTTAACTTCTCATATCTTAGGGGAGAAATAA
- a CDS encoding PTS ascorbate transporter subunit IIC codes for MFDLIMKDILGTPAILVGLFALFGLLLQKKSITDVVSGTLKTIMGFIILGAGAAVLVGSLNIFGNMFEKAFNIQGVIPNNEAIVAMAQTAFGAETAMIMLIGMVVNIVIARYTKFKYIFLTGHHTMFMACLLAAVLSTSGMGSAMIVIVGSLILGALMVLLPAMLQPTVREITGSDDIAVGHFGSFGYFVAAKVAKLTGDKTKSTEDVKVPKSLGFLRDSSVALALTMAIMFFVVALVVGPTYIEENLSDGANFLVFSLLQAITFAAGVFIILAGVRMLIAEIVPAFKGIADKVVPNAKPALDVPIVFPFAPNAVIIGFLSSFAAGLVSMFLLPLAGLAVIVPGLVPHFFCGAAAGVFGNAVGGRRGAIIGAFVQGLLISFLPAMLMPVLGSLGFEGTTFGDSDFGVVGILIGYIINLFN; via the coding sequence ATGTTTGATTTGATAATGAAGGATATTTTAGGAACACCCGCCATTTTAGTTGGCTTGTTCGCTCTATTTGGTTTACTGTTGCAGAAGAAATCGATTACTGATGTTGTTTCTGGAACATTAAAAACCATAATGGGCTTCATTATTCTTGGCGCAGGTGCGGCTGTCTTAGTAGGTTCACTAAATATTTTCGGAAATATGTTTGAAAAAGCATTCAATATACAAGGTGTCATCCCGAATAATGAAGCAATTGTAGCTATGGCGCAAACTGCTTTCGGTGCTGAGACAGCTATGATTATGTTAATTGGTATGGTAGTTAACATTGTCATAGCAAGGTACACGAAGTTTAAATACATCTTTTTAACAGGGCATCACACGATGTTCATGGCCTGCTTACTTGCGGCGGTACTTTCAACGTCAGGCATGGGTAGTGCAATGATAGTAATCGTAGGATCACTTATATTAGGAGCATTGATGGTTCTACTACCTGCAATGCTACAACCCACAGTTAGAGAAATTACAGGTTCGGATGATATCGCTGTAGGTCACTTCGGTTCATTCGGTTATTTTGTAGCAGCTAAAGTTGCTAAATTAACTGGAGATAAAACGAAATCGACTGAAGATGTGAAGGTACCAAAATCACTTGGGTTCTTACGTGATTCTTCTGTAGCATTGGCATTAACAATGGCAATTATGTTCTTTGTGGTTGCTTTGGTCGTTGGACCTACCTACATTGAAGAAAACCTCAGTGATGGTGCAAACTTTTTAGTGTTCTCACTGCTACAGGCAATTACGTTCGCTGCGGGTGTATTCATTATCTTAGCAGGTGTTCGTATGTTAATTGCTGAAATCGTTCCAGCATTTAAAGGAATCGCAGATAAAGTTGTTCCGAATGCGAAACCTGCATTAGACGTTCCTATCGTATTCCCGTTTGCACCAAACGCAGTTATTATCGGATTCTTATCAAGCTTTGCAGCAGGATTAGTAAGTATGTTTTTACTTCCACTTGCGGGGTTAGCTGTAATCGTACCTGGACTCGTTCCGCACTTTTTCTGTGGAGCTGCGGCCGGAGTATTCGGTAATGCAGTGGGGGGGCGCAGAGGCGCTATAATTGGTGCTTTTGTACAAGGATTGTTAATCAGTTTCCTTCCCGCAATGTTGATGCCAGTGCTAGGCTCACTCGGATTTGAAGGTACGACTTTTGGGGATTCTGATTTCGGTGTCGTAGGCATTCTAATTGGATATATAATCAATTTGTTTAATTAA
- a CDS encoding S9 family peptidase — protein MTSKAISIYANQFDLSGVLHLPERVHHRKVPLIVLLHGFVGSKVGEHRLFVKAARYFTEKGYAVFRFDFSGCGESSGDYADVTVTKQLNEVQAVLNYVSMLPEVDANNIILIGHSLGGAVASLTAAKDRRIHKLILWSPVGRPYEDITGILGESAMKTVATNGVVDYHGFYVSQAFLTDLKNHHPLEAICSYQGAALIVHAQEDEAVPKEHAARYSESLQQRSIPERVSTHYIEGADHTFSSYTFENVLFTESAEWLESCNEYPEEIA, from the coding sequence ATGACAAGTAAAGCGATTTCAATTTATGCTAATCAATTCGATCTTTCGGGTGTTCTTCATCTTCCAGAGAGAGTGCATCATAGGAAGGTTCCGCTTATTGTTTTATTACATGGATTTGTCGGTAGCAAAGTCGGTGAGCATCGGTTATTTGTAAAAGCGGCACGGTATTTCACGGAAAAGGGATATGCAGTTTTTCGTTTTGATTTTAGTGGCTGCGGGGAAAGTAGCGGCGATTATGCAGATGTTACGGTAACGAAGCAACTAAATGAGGTTCAGGCGGTGCTAAATTATGTATCGATGTTACCAGAAGTAGATGCCAACAATATTATATTAATCGGTCATAGTCTTGGGGGTGCTGTCGCTTCATTAACAGCGGCCAAAGATCGGCGAATCCATAAACTTATTTTATGGTCGCCAGTCGGTAGACCATATGAAGACATTACCGGAATTTTAGGCGAGAGTGCTATGAAAACTGTGGCAACAAATGGGGTAGTTGATTATCATGGGTTTTATGTCAGTCAAGCATTTCTAACTGATCTGAAGAATCATCATCCTCTTGAAGCGATTTGTTCGTATCAAGGGGCGGCGCTGATTGTTCATGCACAAGAGGATGAGGCCGTTCCCAAAGAACATGCAGCCCGTTATTCTGAATCATTGCAACAAAGGTCAATTCCTGAAAGAGTCAGTACGCATTATATTGAAGGTGCAGATCATACATTTTCAAGTTACACATTTGAAAATGTATTATTCACGGAATCTGCTGAATGGCTTGAAAGTTGTAATGAGTATCCCGAGGAAATAGCTTGA
- the shc gene encoding squalene--hopene cyclase → MTYRTEQLISQLVNQLKNDQTPNGSWNYPFESGITTDAYMIILLRSLEINDENLISELTARILSKQETNGAWKLFHDEGDGNISATVEAYYSLLYSGYVNKDDFRLLAAKKFVLANGGLEKSHMLTKIMLAITGQYPWPAYFPLPVEIILLPLHFPINFYDISVYGRANLAPIMILANKKYVKTSTRSPNLSDLTLSGATDEFLNIQEFQEFFSLIEHDLKSLLGFSQTIHSLAINRTKQYMLDHIEPDGTLYSYFSSTFLMIFALLSLGHSNSDPRILVAVKGLKAMQCTIHGHTHMQFTTATVWNTSLISYALQKAGVPTTDSVINKANEYLLEQQQTKYGDWAIHNPDVLPGGWGFSAVNTMNPDIDDSTASLRSISQLVQNDHRFHQAWDKGILWIMSMQNRDGGWPAFEKNVYNELLNLLPIEGGKFLLSDPSSADLTGRTLEFLGGYTNLPSEHELMKRGINWLVHNQEKDGSWYGRWGICYIYGTWASITGLMASGVSPENPFVQKSVKWLLGIQNPDGGWGESCKSDLASKYVPLGSSNLTQTAWALDALIAVSDKATPEINAGISYLQVATNIDNWTISYPVVQGMGGDFYIHYHSYQYIFPLLALTHYKKKFQG, encoded by the coding sequence TTGACATATCGTACAGAGCAGTTGATTAGCCAATTAGTCAATCAGCTAAAAAATGATCAGACACCCAATGGTTCATGGAATTATCCCTTTGAATCGGGTATTACAACCGATGCATACATGATAATTTTGTTAAGGTCGCTGGAAATAAATGATGAAAACTTAATTAGTGAGTTAACCGCAAGAATTTTGAGTAAGCAAGAAACAAATGGCGCATGGAAACTTTTTCATGATGAAGGTGATGGGAACATATCCGCCACGGTTGAAGCTTATTACTCCCTGCTGTATTCAGGCTATGTAAACAAAGATGACTTCAGATTGCTTGCGGCAAAAAAGTTTGTTTTAGCAAATGGTGGTCTAGAGAAATCGCATATGCTCACAAAAATCATGTTAGCTATAACTGGTCAATATCCATGGCCCGCGTATTTCCCATTACCAGTTGAAATTATCCTTTTGCCCCTTCACTTTCCTATTAATTTCTACGATATTTCCGTATATGGAAGAGCTAATCTTGCTCCAATTATGATTTTGGCAAATAAAAAATATGTCAAAACATCAACTAGAAGTCCCAATCTATCTGATCTTACCCTTTCAGGGGCAACAGATGAGTTTCTCAATATACAAGAATTTCAAGAGTTTTTCTCGTTGATTGAACATGACCTTAAAAGTTTGCTAGGATTTTCTCAAACCATCCATTCTTTAGCCATCAATCGAACAAAACAATATATGCTCGATCATATTGAGCCAGATGGAACCCTTTACAGTTATTTCAGTTCTACGTTCCTGATGATATTTGCCCTGCTCTCACTTGGTCATTCTAACAGTGACCCACGCATTTTAGTGGCTGTAAAAGGATTAAAAGCTATGCAATGCACGATTCACGGCCATACCCATATGCAGTTTACAACGGCAACAGTGTGGAATACGTCCTTAATTAGCTATGCTCTTCAAAAAGCAGGAGTTCCTACGACTGATTCAGTAATCAATAAGGCAAACGAATACTTATTAGAGCAGCAACAGACTAAATATGGTGATTGGGCGATTCATAATCCTGATGTCTTACCAGGGGGATGGGGGTTTTCAGCTGTAAACACGATGAATCCTGATATAGATGACTCTACGGCTTCACTAAGAAGTATTTCGCAGCTTGTCCAGAATGATCACCGCTTTCATCAAGCTTGGGACAAAGGTATTCTCTGGATAATGTCGATGCAAAATAGAGATGGCGGATGGCCAGCATTTGAAAAAAATGTATATAATGAATTATTAAACTTACTCCCGATTGAAGGCGGAAAATTTTTATTGTCGGATCCAAGCAGTGCCGATTTAACGGGACGAACACTTGAATTTTTGGGTGGATACACGAACTTACCTAGTGAACATGAACTTATGAAACGCGGTATAAATTGGCTTGTTCATAATCAAGAAAAAGATGGTTCTTGGTATGGTCGTTGGGGAATTTGTTATATTTACGGGACATGGGCATCAATTACCGGTCTCATGGCATCAGGTGTAAGCCCGGAAAATCCATTTGTCCAAAAATCCGTAAAATGGTTACTAGGAATTCAAAATCCTGACGGCGGCTGGGGAGAGTCTTGTAAAAGCGATCTTGCTTCTAAGTACGTACCTCTTGGATCCAGCAATTTAACGCAAACAGCATGGGCACTTGACGCACTCATTGCGGTTTCAGATAAGGCAACACCAGAAATAAATGCGGGAATCTCCTATTTACAAGTAGCCACTAATATAGACAATTGGACTATCTCATATCCGGTTGTTCAAGGAATGGGGGGTGATTTCTACATTCACTACCATAGCTATCAATATATCTTTCCTTTGCTTGCACTAACTCATTATAAAAAGAAATTTCAAGGATAA
- a CDS encoding MFS transporter, with translation MRTYNEKVSIYHGMASTIALNFSNNFFPIFAITILGASNYQVGLISSLPPLMALLMTIPAAILLNRAHAQKKLVAMSVLIARLMFILIIMLVYIPSTTFQAWSFLAVIALMSVPNTVANIGWQTLIGGLVSNSRRGAFFSDRNRLLTIVGLISTLLIGILMKDISESVLAYQLLFAIAFCFGLVEVFFLMKHEEEPAKIEGPLTKKKLMDWSIFQHSGYVWFLVGALFFNFAWQMAWGIFNIYHVRIVGATIFWISMFSVGNMLMQILTFPLWKKWAERKSNVLVLVWAAIGMATTPFLTVLSTNLYYLTLVQTMSGFFLSGVVLLLFNLLLEQSPEKSRTYCITTYNVLLAFVAFIAPQVGIFLLNVLGVETAMYINSGLRLLSAALFFVVFVRYAHDSKASIKQ, from the coding sequence ATGCGAACATATAATGAAAAAGTTAGTATTTATCATGGAATGGCATCGACTATTGCGTTGAACTTTTCGAATAACTTCTTTCCGATTTTTGCGATTACTATTTTAGGAGCATCGAATTATCAAGTTGGTCTAATTAGCTCCTTGCCTCCACTAATGGCATTGCTTATGACGATTCCCGCTGCAATTTTATTAAATCGAGCACACGCACAAAAGAAACTCGTCGCAATGTCTGTGTTAATCGCGCGTTTGATGTTTATCCTTATTATTATGCTCGTTTACATACCCTCTACCACGTTTCAAGCTTGGTCATTTCTGGCAGTTATTGCATTAATGAGCGTGCCGAATACAGTCGCCAACATAGGATGGCAGACACTTATTGGTGGCTTGGTTAGCAATTCGAGACGGGGTGCATTTTTTAGTGATCGCAACCGTCTTTTGACAATCGTTGGTCTTATTTCAACCTTACTGATTGGTATTCTAATGAAAGACATCTCTGAAAGTGTATTAGCCTATCAACTGTTATTCGCTATCGCATTTTGTTTTGGATTAGTTGAAGTATTTTTTTTGATGAAACATGAAGAAGAACCAGCAAAAATTGAAGGACCTTTGACGAAAAAGAAGTTGATGGATTGGTCAATTTTTCAACATTCCGGCTATGTATGGTTTCTAGTTGGAGCACTTTTTTTCAATTTCGCTTGGCAAATGGCTTGGGGAATATTTAATATTTATCACGTCCGTATCGTTGGGGCGACAATTTTTTGGATCAGCATGTTTTCCGTAGGAAATATGTTAATGCAAATTTTAACTTTCCCGCTATGGAAAAAATGGGCAGAACGGAAATCAAACGTACTTGTCCTCGTCTGGGCAGCAATAGGTATGGCAACGACGCCGTTCTTAACGGTATTGTCGACCAACTTGTATTATTTAACACTCGTCCAAACGATGTCAGGCTTTTTCTTATCGGGTGTGGTATTGCTGTTGTTTAATTTATTGCTAGAGCAATCACCTGAAAAATCACGGACATATTGCATTACGACGTACAATGTTTTACTAGCATTCGTCGCATTCATTGCTCCACAAGTCGGTATTTTTTTGTTAAATGTACTGGGTGTTGAAACGGCAATGTATATAAACTCAGGTTTACGCTTGCTCAGCGCTGCACTATTTTTTGTCGTATTTGTTCGATATGCACATGATTCTAAGGCCTCGATCAAACAATGA
- a CDS encoding sodium:alanine symporter family protein: MEGFVNGLNSILWSTPVIYILLGVGLFFSILTRFLQVRHIKEMFTLMFKGKSSDAGISSFQALSIALSGRVGTGNIAGVATAIFYGGPGAVFWMWAIAFIGASSAFVESTLAQIYKVKQDGQYRGGPAYYIEKGIGWKWFGTLFAIAALIAMAILMPGVQSNSIAVGMDNAFNIPQWGTGLVIVGILGFIILGGVKRIANVAQVIVPFMALGYMLVALIIIVMNINLLPEVFTLIFKSAFAMDSAFGGIIGMAIMWGVKRGIYSNEAGQGTGAHAAAAAEVSHPVKQGLVQSFSVYIDTLFVCSATAFMILFTGMYNTQAEDGTFIVNNIPGVEQGPGYTQAAVDSALPGFGAGFVAIALFFFAFTTIMAYYYIAETNIAYLIRKKNKKTAMLVLKIVILITSFWGTIRTAELAWGLGDVGLGIMVWLNVIAILILTKPALLALKDYESQKKLGLDPVFNPKKLGIKNADFWEKEYEDDTDVR, encoded by the coding sequence GTGGAGGGCTTTGTAAATGGTCTGAATAGTATTTTGTGGAGTACGCCAGTCATTTATATTTTACTTGGGGTTGGTTTATTTTTTTCTATATTGACTCGCTTTTTGCAGGTAAGGCATATTAAAGAAATGTTTACATTGATGTTTAAGGGGAAAAGCTCGGACGCAGGTATTTCGTCCTTCCAGGCGCTATCAATTGCACTTTCCGGACGGGTTGGGACAGGGAATATCGCGGGTGTGGCAACGGCAATATTTTACGGAGGACCAGGAGCTGTCTTTTGGATGTGGGCAATTGCTTTCATAGGTGCTTCAAGTGCCTTTGTTGAATCTACTCTAGCACAAATTTACAAAGTGAAACAAGATGGACAATATCGCGGCGGTCCAGCTTATTATATTGAGAAAGGGATAGGTTGGAAGTGGTTTGGAACCCTATTCGCAATTGCAGCCCTGATTGCGATGGCGATCCTTATGCCGGGTGTCCAGTCCAATTCGATTGCTGTTGGGATGGATAACGCATTTAATATTCCTCAGTGGGGAACTGGACTTGTAATTGTAGGTATATTAGGTTTCATCATTTTAGGGGGAGTCAAACGAATTGCGAATGTTGCACAGGTCATCGTGCCGTTCATGGCGTTAGGATACATGTTGGTCGCACTCATAATCATCGTAATGAATATCAATCTATTACCTGAAGTCTTCACTTTGATTTTTAAAAGTGCTTTTGCCATGGATTCCGCTTTTGGCGGCATTATCGGTATGGCGATTATGTGGGGCGTTAAGAGGGGAATATATTCAAATGAAGCAGGGCAGGGGACTGGAGCTCATGCGGCAGCAGCGGCAGAGGTATCTCATCCTGTCAAACAAGGTTTGGTTCAGTCTTTTTCTGTCTACATTGATACATTGTTCGTCTGTTCAGCTACAGCATTCATGATCTTGTTTACTGGCATGTATAACACACAAGCAGAGGATGGCACATTTATCGTTAATAATATTCCCGGTGTAGAACAGGGACCAGGCTATACACAGGCTGCTGTCGACAGTGCTCTTCCTGGTTTTGGAGCAGGCTTTGTAGCCATTGCGCTCTTTTTCTTCGCATTTACAACAATCATGGCTTACTATTATATCGCAGAAACGAACATTGCTTATTTAATACGAAAAAAGAACAAGAAAACAGCTATGCTGGTATTGAAAATTGTCATTCTAATCACGTCTTTCTGGGGAACAATCAGAACAGCAGAGTTGGCATGGGGACTTGGAGATGTAGGTTTGGGTATTATGGTATGGCTGAATGTCATTGCAATCTTAATTCTGACCAAACCGGCACTACTTGCCTTGAAAGATTATGAAAGTCAGAAGAAGTTGGGGCTAGACCCTGTTTTTAATCCAAAAAAACTAGGCATTAAAAATGCGGATTTTTGGGAAAAGGAATACGAGGATGATACTGATGTCCGTTAA
- a CDS encoding pseudouridine synthase: MSSSGFCSKRKADVFIKERKVTVNGQRIKAKVNDVYLMFNKPPGVTYTAASHIEGNIIDFVNYPVQILPVDWLDKQSEGLILLTNDGSLVDELLREESKREKDYVVTVDKKTIAFIEEMACGVEINNPRKKGNTITKPCRVVLLTDNCFNITLSQGLNRQIRRMYRRFQYTVTRLQRVRIKELPLGTLAFGQWRKLSGEEIVGVK, from the coding sequence ATCAGTTCATCTGGGTTTTGTTCTAAGAGAAAGGCAGATGTGTTCATTAAAGAGAGGAAAGTTACTGTGAACGGGCAACGTATAAAGGCAAAAGTAAACGATGTATACCTTATGTTCAACAAACCGCCGGGTGTAACATATACGGCAGCAAGCCATATTGAAGGTAATATTATTGATTTTGTCAATTACCCGGTACAGATTTTGCCTGTAGACTGGCTCGATAAACAATCTGAAGGGTTAATTCTTTTAACAAATGACGGTAGTCTAGTGGATGAGCTTTTACGGGAAGAAAGCAAACGTGAAAAAGATTATGTTGTAACGGTCGATAAAAAAACGATAGCGTTTATAGAAGAAATGGCTTGCGGCGTGGAAATTAACAATCCTAGAAAAAAAGGAAATACAATAACGAAGCCATGTAGAGTTGTTCTACTTACTGATAATTGCTTTAATATCACTTTATCACAAGGTTTGAACCGGCAAATTAGGAGAATGTATAGACGTTTTCAATATACTGTTACTCGTCTGCAACGGGTGAGGATCAAAGAACTCCCACTAGGTACATTAGCTTTTGGGCAATGGCGCAAATTATCTGGAGAAGAAATAGTTGGGGTGAAGTAA
- the sspL gene encoding small, acid-soluble spore protein L gives MPKNKNANNNNDKGKKATSVTPQGYGDTEFAEEPKSKLEEAAKKKNTK, from the coding sequence ATGCCGAAAAATAAAAATGCCAATAACAATAATGATAAAGGAAAGAAAGCAACTAGTGTAACACCACAAGGGTATGGAGATACGGAATTTGCAGAAGAACCAAAAAGTAAATTAGAAGAAGCAGCAAAAAAGAAAAACACAAAATAG